The following are from one region of the Salvia splendens isolate huo1 chromosome 2, SspV2, whole genome shotgun sequence genome:
- the LOC121788488 gene encoding serine carboxypeptidase-like 51 isoform X2: protein MGKSHIRFSLLVSVLLLLQGSLVRSNDGSESWGYVQVRPKAHMFWWYYRSPHRTEDPNKPWPIILWLQGGPDNPVGTGYSFVENLELLVKTDYEAADDLTTLLIEIFNKNETLQKSPLYIVAESYGGKYAVTLGLSALKAIQAGKLKLKLGGIALGDTWISPEDFVFSWGPLLKDVSRLDNNGLKKSNSIAEQIKQQLEAGKFVEATESWSDLEGVISSSSNSVDFYNFLLDSWMDPVSLSASELSQHISIRRYSRYLNSLRRDTTDGDGDINTLMNGVIKKKLNIPQNVEWGGQSGSVFSALEGDFMKPRIDEVDQLLANGVNLTIYSGQLDVICSTKGTEAWVEKLKWSGLKTFLSMERTPMYCGKERITKGFTKSYKNLHFYWILGAGHFVPVDQPCVALSMINSILTNSK, encoded by the exons ATGGGGAAGTCCCATATCCGTTTTTCTCTTCTTGTTTCAGTCTTGTTGTTGCTTCAAGGATCTTTAGTAAGATCAAATGATGGATCAGAATCATGGGGCTATGTTCAAGTCAGGCCCA AAGCCCATATGTTTTGGTGGTATTACAGAAGTCCTCACAGAACTGAAGATCCAAACAAGCCTTGGCCTATCATTCTTTGGCTGCAGGGTGGACCT GATAATCCAGTTGGGACAGGATACAGTTTTGTGGAAAATCTGGAATTGTTGGTGAAAACTGATTATGAAGCAGCTGATGATCTAACTACACTTTTGATTGagattttcaataaaaatgagACTCTCCAAAAAAGCCCTCTTTATATTGTGGCTGAATCTTATGGAGGAAAATATGCTGTCACTCTTGGATTATCTGCTCTCAAAGCAATTCAAGCTGGCAAATTAAAGCTCAAACTTGGAg GAATTGCATTGGGGGATACCTGGATTTCACCAGAAGATTTTGTG TTTTCATGGGGCCCTCTTCTAAAAGATGTCTCAAGGCTGGACAACAATGGCCTCAAGAAATCAAATAG TATTGCTGAGCAGATTAAGCAACAACTTGAGGCAGGCAAGTTTGTTGAGGCCACAGAATCATGGAGTGATCTTGAAGGTGTGATCAGTTCCAGCAGTAATTCAGTG GATTTCTACAACTTCTTGCTGGATTCTTGGATGGACCCTGTGTCCTTGTCAGCCTCTGAGCTATCACAACATATCTCCATCAGGCGATACTCGAGATATTTGAATTCGTTGAGGCGGGATACAACGGATGGTGATGGTGATATCAATACCCTAATGAATGGTGTGATCAAGAAGAAGCTCAACATACCTCAAAATGTTGA ATGGGGAGGCCAATCAGGTTCTGTTTTTTCAGCATTGGAAGGAGATTTCATGAAACCTAGGATTGATGAG GTGGATCAGCTTCTAGCTAATGGAGTCAATCTCACTATATATAGTGGTCAA cTTGATGTTATTTGCTCCACAAAGGGAACTGAAGCATGGGTTGAAAAGCTCAA GTGGAGTGGGCTTAAAACTTTCTTAAGCATGGAAAGAACACCAATGTATTGTGGGAAAGAGAGAATAACAAAGGGCTTCACCAAATCCTACAAAAATTTGCATTTCTATTGGATTCTTGGAGCTGGTCATTTT GTACCCGTTGATCAACCGTGTGTGGCATTGAGCATGATAAACAGCATACTAACCAATTCTAAATAG
- the LOC121788480 gene encoding syndetin-like: MHSGDNPPTLPFPLSPLQLLNAGAGDFGEGGFELSRYLFLGSLLFSRQAGGMDLSKVGEKIYSSVRSARSIGLLPSTSDRPEVPVRAAAAAAVARILAGLPPHQRHNFSISDELSFMYGSRPQGQAVDELEKEFYEEEFDPVRHILEQIPSEENEPAYFEEQAALRLAQLDKISESLSRHVMEHHEQMVNGMNLVRELEKDLKIANVICMNGRRHLTSSRNEVSRDLIVTENSKKKQVLLGMLPILSELRHAVDLQVALDTCLEERSFSKAFQVLPEYLQLLDSLSDLSAVQEMSLDVEVWLGKTLQNLDSLLLEVCQDFKEDGYLTVIDAYALIGDVPGLAEKIQSFFMQEVLSESHSVLKTILQEDVENPNPQITRLTYSDLCTQIPESKFRQCLQATLAVLFKLMCSYYKITNFKLEDKVSSCHNPSGDEQGMLSGVSESTAKKVSSTFLAGEGSVTASTERGSRLSSVEVSSASVTDTEGTHGPILNDHPTDGGRDDGSEASSSGSPWFLLRKDAVTFVSLALQRGCRNLWQLTTSRISVLLSTSAASSTCIHQFLRNYEDLSIFVLAGEAFCGTEAIEFRQKVKSICEGYFVAFHRQSIYVSLKMILERETWQILPPDTVHVVSFPGLVGDGAALLVSSVSSPRAKLLHDSKSFGVASGSKKGGFSYWVENGKLFFPKVSGRSEEHSNSFQSNGSEHATKIPRQTKSSSDVDTNHVNGTIPEEENEDLHADFIDEDSQLPSHITIPSHSRHSSLHWNNEDSMAQTGSSLSVLRSMDKYARLMQKLEIVNVEFYKGICQLFEIFFYFVFETFCEHNTPTIAKRTNGSIPHKLKTAIARISQECDQWIKHQPVSTSSSSPASSNPSFTHMDVTPTSPPSHMNHSSFGLKERCAGADTISLVAQLLHRSKTHLQSMLPCKYGALVEDFYFHMVDAVPDLTQLIHRTTAKSLLHINGYADRIASAKWEVKELGMEHNGYVDLLLGEFKHYKTRIAHGGIRQEVQDLLLEYGVENVAETLIEGLSRVKRCTDEGRALMSLDLQVLINGLKHFVSIDVKPKLQIVETFIKAYYLPETEYVHWSRAHPEYSKSQIVGLINLVATMKGWKRKTRLEILEKIE, encoded by the exons ATGCACTCGGGCGACAATCCACCGACACTTCCGTTTCCACTAAGTCCATTGCAGCTATTGAATGCCGGTGCCGGCGATTTCGGGGAGGGAGGTTTCGAATTGTCGCGGTATTTGTTCCTAGGATCGCTGCTCTTCTCGCGACAAGCAGGCGGCATGGACTTGTCGAAAGTCGGGGAGAAGATCTACAGCTCAGTTCGCTCCGCGCGCTCGATTGGCCTCCTTCCTTCCACATCCGATCGTCCCGAG GTTCCAGTACGAGCAGCAGCAGCTGCAGCTGTGGCCCGTATTCTTGCTGGACTACCTCCACATCAAAGACATAATTTTTCAATCTCCGATGAACTGAGTTTCATGTATGGGAGTAGACCTCAAGGTCAAGCTGTAGATGAGCTCGAGAAGGAATTCTATGAGGAG gaGTTTGATCCTGTTAGACACATTTTAGAGCAAATCCCTTCCGAAGAAAATGAACCAGCATATTTTGAGGAACAG GCCGCTCTTCGATTAGCACAACTGGATAAAATTTCCGAGAGCTTGTCGCGCCATGTAATGGAACATCATGAACAAATGG TAAATGGGATGAATCTGGTCCGAGAGTTGGAGAAGGACTTGAAGATTGCAAATGTTATCTGCATG AATGGGCGAAGACACCTTACCTCTTCAAGGAATGAGGTATCTAGAGATCTAATTGTTACAGAAAATTCGAAGAAGAAGCAAGTGCTACTG GGCATGCTTCCCATCTTGTCTGAGCTTCGTCATGCAGTGGACTTGCAAGTGGCTCTTGATACTTGTCTTGAGGAAAGGAGTTTCTCTAAG GCTTTCCAAGTACTGCCAGAGTATTTACAACTTTTAGATAGTTTATCAGACCTTTCGGCTGTGCAAGAGATGAGCCTTGATGTTGAG GTTTGGTTGGGGAAGACTCTTCAGAATTTGGATTCACTTCTATTAGAAGTGTGCCAGGACTTCAAAGAGGATGGCTATCTCACT GTGATTGATGCATATGCTTTAATTGGTGATGTTCCTGGTCTAGCTGAAAAAATACAGAGCTTCTTCATGCAGGAGGTTCTCTCTGAAAGTCACTCAGTCTTGAAGACCATTCTGCAAGAG GACGTTGAAAATCCCAATCCCCAAATTACTAG gTTGACATACAGTGATTTGTGCACCCAAATACCAGAGTCAAAGTTTAGGCAGTGTTTACAAGCAACACTAGCTGTTCTCTTTAAGCTGATGTGCTCTTACTACAAAATTACCAACTTCAAACTTGAAGATAAA GTGTCATCATGCCATAACCCAAGTGGTGATGAACAAGGTATGCTATCTGGGGTCTCTGAGAGTACTGCCAAAAAAGTTTCTTCTACTTTTCTGGCAGGAGAAGGCTCAGTTACTGCATCAACTGAGAGAGGATCTCGTTTGTCATCAGTGGAAGTAAGTTCGGCATCTGTAACAGATACTGAAGGTACCCATGGCCCTATACTCAACGATCATCCAACTGACGGGGGAAGAGATGATGGAAGTGAAGCATCAAGTAGCGGGTCTCCATGGTTCTTGCTGCGCAAAGATGCTGTGACGTTTGTTTCACTTGCCTTACAAAGAGGATGTAGGAACCTCTGGCAGCTTACCACAAGCCGTATATCAGTTTTGCTTTCAACTTCAGCAGCTTCTTCTACTTGCATTCATCAATTCTTAAGAAACTATGAAGATCTAAGTATATTTGTTTTGGCTGGGGAAGCTTTTTGTGGGACTGAGGCTATTGAGTTTCGCCAGAAGGTTAAATCCATTTGCGAAGGCTATTTTGTTGCATTCCATCGTCAGAGTATTTACGTAA GTCTAAAGATGATCCTGGAAAGGGAAACTTGGCAGATTTTGCCACCAGACACAGTTCATGTAGTTAGTTTTCCAGGACTGGTGGGTGATGGAGCAGCTCTCCTTGTTTCATCTGTCAGTTCTCCCCGTGCAAAATTGCTACATGACAGTAAATCATTTGGAGTCGCTAGTGGGTCAAAGAAGGGTGGATTTTCATATTGGGTTGAAAATGGCAAGCTGTTTTTTCCAAAAGTGAGTGGCAGGTCTGAGGAGCATTCCAACTCCTTCCAGTCCAACGGATCAGAACATGCTACTAAGATACCCAGGCAAACTAAATCTTCCTCTGACGTTGACACAAACCATGTTAATGGGACTATcccagaagaagaaaatgaggatCTCCATGCAGATTTTATTGACGAAGATAGTCAGCTTCCGAGTCACATTACCATACCCAGTCATTCAAGGCATAGCTCGTTACATTGGAACAATGAGGATTCGATGGCACAAACAGGATCCTCCCTTAGCGTCCTGAG ATCGATGGACAAATACGCACGGTTGATGCAGAAGTTAGAGATTGTCAATGTTGAGTTTTATAAG GGAATTTGCCAATTGTTTGAGATCTTTTTCTACTTTGTGTTTGAGACATTCTGTGAGCATAATACTCCGACTATTGCTAAACGCACCAATGGTTCTATTCCTC ACAAGTTAAAGACTGCAATAGCAAGAATTTCACAAGAGTGTGACCAGTGGATAAAACATCAACCAGTATCAACATCTTCATCATCCCCagcatcttcaaatccatcatTCACACATATGGATGTTACCCCTACTAGTCCTCCCAGTCACATGAATCATTCGTCTTTCGGACTGAAG GAAAGATGTGCTGGGGCTGACACTATATCTCTTGTTGCTCAATTATTGCATAGATCCAAAACACATCTGCAGTCAATGCTTCCATGCAAATATGGAGCACTAGTGGAGGACTTCTATTTTCACATG GTTGATGCTGTGCCTGATCTTACTCAGCTCATTCATAGAACAACGGCAAAATCGCTACTGCATATCAATGG GTATGCTGATCGCATTGCCAGTGCTAAATGGGAGGTGAAAGAGCTTGGAATGGAGCATAATGG GTATGTTGATTTATTACTGGGTGAATTTAAGCACTACAAAACAAGGATTGCTCATGGGGGTATCCGGCAAGAG GTTCAAGACCTCCTCCTAGAATATGGAGTTGAAAATGTTGCGGAAACTCTTATCGAGGGCCTATCTAGGGTGAAGAGGTGTACTGATGAAGGACGGGCACTCATGTCGCTGGATCTTCAG GTTCTAATAAATGGCCTAAAACATTTTGTCTCAATCGATGTAAAGCCAAAATTGCAGATAGTAGAAACTTTTATCAAG GCATACTACCTTCCAGAAACCGAATATGTCCACTGGTCGCGTGCTCATCCG GAATATAGTAAAAGTCAAATAGTGGGGCTTATCAATCTAGTGGCAACCATGAAAGGTTGGAAAAGAAAAACCAGGTTGGAGATCTTAGAGAAGATAGAATGA
- the LOC121788488 gene encoding serine carboxypeptidase-like 51 isoform X1, with amino-acid sequence MGKSHIRFSLLVSVLLLLQGSLVRSNDGSESWGYVQVRPKAHMFWWYYRSPHRTEDPNKPWPIILWLQGGPGASGVGIGNFEEIGPLDTYLKPRNSTWLTKADLLFVDNPVGTGYSFVENLELLVKTDYEAADDLTTLLIEIFNKNETLQKSPLYIVAESYGGKYAVTLGLSALKAIQAGKLKLKLGGIALGDTWISPEDFVFSWGPLLKDVSRLDNNGLKKSNSIAEQIKQQLEAGKFVEATESWSDLEGVISSSSNSVDFYNFLLDSWMDPVSLSASELSQHISIRRYSRYLNSLRRDTTDGDGDINTLMNGVIKKKLNIPQNVEWGGQSGSVFSALEGDFMKPRIDEVDQLLANGVNLTIYSGQLDVICSTKGTEAWVEKLKWSGLKTFLSMERTPMYCGKERITKGFTKSYKNLHFYWILGAGHFVPVDQPCVALSMINSILTNSK; translated from the exons ATGGGGAAGTCCCATATCCGTTTTTCTCTTCTTGTTTCAGTCTTGTTGTTGCTTCAAGGATCTTTAGTAAGATCAAATGATGGATCAGAATCATGGGGCTATGTTCAAGTCAGGCCCA AAGCCCATATGTTTTGGTGGTATTACAGAAGTCCTCACAGAACTGAAGATCCAAACAAGCCTTGGCCTATCATTCTTTGGCTGCAGGGTGGACCT GGTGCTTCTGGGGTTGGGATTGGTAATTTTGAGGAGATTGGGCCTTTAGACACCTATTTGAAGCCAAGAAATTCAACATGGCTCACAAAAGCTGATCTCCTCTTTGTG GATAATCCAGTTGGGACAGGATACAGTTTTGTGGAAAATCTGGAATTGTTGGTGAAAACTGATTATGAAGCAGCTGATGATCTAACTACACTTTTGATTGagattttcaataaaaatgagACTCTCCAAAAAAGCCCTCTTTATATTGTGGCTGAATCTTATGGAGGAAAATATGCTGTCACTCTTGGATTATCTGCTCTCAAAGCAATTCAAGCTGGCAAATTAAAGCTCAAACTTGGAg GAATTGCATTGGGGGATACCTGGATTTCACCAGAAGATTTTGTG TTTTCATGGGGCCCTCTTCTAAAAGATGTCTCAAGGCTGGACAACAATGGCCTCAAGAAATCAAATAG TATTGCTGAGCAGATTAAGCAACAACTTGAGGCAGGCAAGTTTGTTGAGGCCACAGAATCATGGAGTGATCTTGAAGGTGTGATCAGTTCCAGCAGTAATTCAGTG GATTTCTACAACTTCTTGCTGGATTCTTGGATGGACCCTGTGTCCTTGTCAGCCTCTGAGCTATCACAACATATCTCCATCAGGCGATACTCGAGATATTTGAATTCGTTGAGGCGGGATACAACGGATGGTGATGGTGATATCAATACCCTAATGAATGGTGTGATCAAGAAGAAGCTCAACATACCTCAAAATGTTGA ATGGGGAGGCCAATCAGGTTCTGTTTTTTCAGCATTGGAAGGAGATTTCATGAAACCTAGGATTGATGAG GTGGATCAGCTTCTAGCTAATGGAGTCAATCTCACTATATATAGTGGTCAA cTTGATGTTATTTGCTCCACAAAGGGAACTGAAGCATGGGTTGAAAAGCTCAA GTGGAGTGGGCTTAAAACTTTCTTAAGCATGGAAAGAACACCAATGTATTGTGGGAAAGAGAGAATAACAAAGGGCTTCACCAAATCCTACAAAAATTTGCATTTCTATTGGATTCTTGGAGCTGGTCATTTT GTACCCGTTGATCAACCGTGTGTGGCATTGAGCATGATAAACAGCATACTAACCAATTCTAAATAG
- the LOC121762258 gene encoding uncharacterized protein LOC121762258 isoform X2, whose translation MSTAEGAGIIRGRGEITVTISNEFSLETGTLHSLCESRSGVSYDEETAAHTVDIEGNVDERPVDSVTDIEEWVDTSGESMARIWKETSGNKLLRDTSDNNAAEQDQMQESHDDWPNHDLQDAIDSWLAIPSGEVGDSVGRLNAFYYSDDNNVHSIELRELLSRRRVSGLLRSGFHESLDQVLQSHVERQGHTSAEWELENESSSPSLVV comes from the exons ATGTCCACTGCAGAGGGGGCTGGTATTATCAGAGGCAGAGGAGAGATAACTGTAACCATTAGCAACGAATTTTCACTAGAAACTGGCACACTACACTCTCTTTGTGAATCGAGAAGTGGTGTGAGTTATGACGAGGAAACTGCTGCACATACTGTTGACATTGAAGGAAATGTGGACGAGCGGCCAGTTGATTCTGTGACCGACATTGAAGAATGGGTGGACACGAGCGGAGAATCTATGGCTAGAATCTGGAAGGAAACCTCCGGTAACAAGTTGTTACGAGACACATCTGATAACAATGCTGCAGAGCAAGATCAGATGCAAGAATCACATGATGACTGGCCAAACCATGACTTACAGGATGCTATCGATAGTTGGCTGGCTATACCTTCTGGAGAGGTTGGTGATTCCGTTGGAAGACTAAATGCGTTCTATTACTCTGATGACAACAATGTACACAGTATTGAACTTCGGGAACTTTTGAGCCG GAGACGCGTCTCTGGTCTTCTTCGAAGTGGTTTCCATGAGAGCCTTGACCAGGTGCTACAATCTCACGTGGAAAGGCAAGGTCACACTTCTGCTGAGTGGGAACTGGAGAATGAGTCTTCTTCTCCTAGCCTAGTTGTTTAA
- the LOC121788472 gene encoding mitogen-activated protein kinase kinase kinase 1-like, with translation MLNSKQKRPQHHLQHRPRLDRRNAIKNIDYYAGDDGFSSPSSSSNSFSAELSVHKTRSLDLLPLSDRTSFRMEGIEGEADQIFRYLGLNAEDLSIPVSAWEARKSLSPKSEVRTGDRGESSDGFGARVRVGDGELEDTVGDAVVSEYEVKSEQIGGGGWGIRPSKSAPAAAIRKSVEDNVAASVKYGNCEVKADETSENQVSLGIRGCRPPTLAPPPAVMRSVVDHTSSTWEIFRGFGPQDNQSESPGDASSQPIHRVEESEEVERRGINVREEMREDAGEEDMGIGLESCSDSSNDERGDSSIDLVGDNSHTISPSGSFRSNITSWQKGDFLGSGSFGTVYEGFTDDGLFFAVKEVSLLDQGSQGQQSIFQLEQEISLLKQFQHENIVRYLGTDKDNGKLYIFLELVTKGSLAKLYEKYQLRDSQVSSYTRQILSGLNYLHSRGVVHRDIKCANILVDVSGSVKLADFGLAKATKLNDIKSCKGTPYWMAPEVVNRRNHGYGRAADIWSLGCTVLEMLTGQIPYSHLEGMQALFRIGRGELPPIPNTLSRDAQDFILKCLQVNPDNRSTAAQLLEHPFVKKSSSSFTSPASPHYSIRS, from the exons ATGTTGAATTCCAAGCAGAAACGGCCGCAGCACCACCTCCAGCACCGCCCTCGCCTTGATCGCCGGAACGCCATTAAGAACATCGACTACTACGCCGGAGACGATGGCTTCTcctctccttcttcctcttccaactCCTTCTCCGCTGAACTCTCCGTGCACAAGACGCGCTCGCTCGATCTGCTGCCTCTCTCGGATCGTACCAGCTTTCGGATGGAGGGAATTGAGGGGGAGGCCGATCAGATTTTCCGCTACCTCGGTCTCAACGCTGAGGATTTGTCGATTCCGGTGTCCGCGTGGGAGGCGAGGAAGAGTTTGTCCCCTAAGAGCGAGGTTAGGACTGGCGATCGAGGTGAATCGAGCGATGGTTTTGgtgctagggttagggttggtgATGGTGAACTGGAAGATACTGTCGGCGATGCTGTAGTTAGTGAATATGAAGTCAAAAGTGAGCAGATTGGTGGCGGTGGATGGGGAATTAGGCCGTCGAAGTCAGCGCCTGCTGCTGCAATCAGAAAGTCAGTCGAGGACAATGTTGCAGCAAGCGTGAAGTATGGTAATTGTGAAGTTAAGGCAGATGAAACGAGTGAAAACCAAGTAAGTTTAGGGATTAGAGGTTGTAGACCACCAACACTGGCTCCTCCTCCAGCGGTGATGCGATCGGTTGTGGATCACACGAGCTCCACTTGGGAAATATTTAGAGGCTTTGGCCCTCAAGATAATCAGTCGGAATCACCGGGAGATGCCAGTAGCCAGCCGATTCATAGAGTTGAAGAAAGTGAGGAAGTTGAAAGGAGAGGTATCAATGTTAGGGAAGAAATGAGAGAGGATGCTGGGGAAGAGGATATGGGAATTGGCTTGGAGTCATGTTCGGATTCTTCAAATGATGAAAGAGGTGACAGTTCCATAGACTTGGTTGGGGATAATAGTCACACTATCTCGCCAAGTGGTTCATTCAGGTCTAATATCACGTCCTGGCAAAAGGGTGATTTCCTTGGTAGTGGATCATTTGGGACTGTGTATGAGGGGTTCACCGA TGATGGGCTCTTTTTTGCTGTGAAGGAGGTATCTTTACTGGATCAAGGAAGCCAGGGCCAGCAAAGCATTTTCCAGCTTGAACAG GAGATATCTCTTCTGAAGCAGTTTCAACACGAGAATATTGTTCGCTACTTGGGCACTGACAAA gataatggaaaattatatattttcctTGAGCTTGTAACAAAGGGCTCCCTTGCAAAACTCTACGAAAAATATCAGCTTCGGGACTCCCAAGTCTCTTCATACACAAGACAAATTCTAAGTGGGCTGAATTATCTTCACAGCCGTGGTGTCGTTCACAG GGATATCAAATGTGCCAATATATTGGTAGATGTAAGTGGTTCAGTGAAACTGGCAGATTTTGGATTGGCAAAG GCTACAAAACTAAATGATATAAAATCTTGCAAAGGAACACCCTATTGGATGGCCCCAGAG GTTGTGAACCGAAGGAACCATGGATATGGGCGTGCTGCTGATATATGGAGCCTTGGCTGCACTGTGTTGGAAATGTTAACTGGTCAAATTCCTTACTCTCACTTGGAAGGG ATGCAAGCACTGTTCAGGATTGGCAGGGGTGAACTTCCTCCTATTCCTAACACCTTATCAAGAGATGCTCAGGATTTTATCCTCAAATGCCTGCAAGTTAACCCAGATAATCGCTCAACTGCTGCTCAACTTCTAGAACATCCATTTGTAAAGAAGTCATCTTCATCGTTCACAAGCCCTGCATCTCCACATTATTCCATTAGGTCGTAG
- the LOC121762258 gene encoding uncharacterized protein LOC121762258 isoform X1 has translation MAVAGMHSVSAFGPFFRDSQTSVSRQWSDEPGTPRTRASSLLKMWRELEGDHVASPSYRPRGQRIAPRSDNGHECDISEDAYDTEALSVTRSEIDHDDNNSIISGQSSDLGELEWERVRQIFQEWMKGGSMGRSPHSFHLSNCSGPQWLGKNECERVRITREWGQMNSQQRNNQELVRDRGAEAVSCIEQVREGMAVSHCETTACRPIRRICGRQTLLDLLQRAQFERKAELQGLLEHRPVSNFTYRNRIQVITLSSDSLALCYVYVRLLCILTLHRLVLTCFT, from the coding sequence ATGGCTGTCGCCGGTATGCATAGTGTATCTGCTTTTGGTCCCTTTTTTCGGGACTCCCAAACTAGTGTGTCGAGGCAGTGGAGTGATGAGCCTGGCACGCCTCGCACCCGTGCATCTTCTCTTTTGAAGATGTGGCGTGAGCTCGAGGGTGACCACGTGGCAAGCCCTTCTTATAGGCCAAGGGGGCAGAGAATTGCCCCAAGGAGTGATAATGGGCACGAATGTGATATCTCCGAAGATGCTTATGATACCGAGGCTCTATCAGTTACACGTTCGGAGATAGACCATGATGATAACAATAGTATCATATCCGGACAATCAAGTGACTTGGGAGAATTAGAATGGGAAAGAGTGAGACAGATATTTCAAGAATGGATGAAGGGTGGTTCCATGGGCCGTTCGCCTCATAGTTTCCATCTAAGTAACTGTTCAGGGCCACAATGGCTTGGTAAGAATGAGTGTGAAAGAGTGAGAATCACGAGAGAATGGGGGCAGATGAATTCCCAGCAGAGAAACAATCAGGAACTGGTCAGAGATAGAGGTGCTGAGGCCGTTTCTTGTATTGAGCAGGTGCGTGAAGGAATGGCTGTGTCCCATTGTGAGACTACTGCATGCCGACCCATTCGCAGAATATGTGGCAGACAAACTCTGCTTGATCTTCTCCAGAGGGCTCAGTTTGAGAGGAAGGCAGAGCTTCAGGGTCTGTTGGAGCACAGGCCCGTGTCGAATTTCACCTACCGCAATCGCATACAGGTGATCACACTTTCCTCCGATTCCCTCGCATTATGTTATGTCTATGTTAGATTGCTGTGTATCTTGACCTTGCACCGTCTTGTCCTGACCTGCTTCACATGA